In the genome of Desertifilum tharense IPPAS B-1220, the window TCGGCATAACGATCGCGCGGGCAAACTGCCGCACCGTATGGGGCAGAACCGCTTTCAGTGCCGCACCATCGCGTAGATGTAAATGCCAGTCGTCAGGTCGGGTTATCGTAAGCTTTTGCATCTTTCCATCATAAAACACAAAGAACTGATGAACTTTATGGGTATACAAGAGGCTACATTTCCTTCAACAGCCAAATGAGTCAAAATGCCTCGATCTCAGGCACTCCCATCTCTTTAGGATGCCGCTTTTCGTGAAAAAGAATAAAGCAGCAAATCCATTGAACGTAGGTTTTTTCGGTGCGGTACGAGTAGTGATTCACACGAATGGCATCACGAACTTGATCCAGCAGTTTCTTGGGAGGTGGCTGACTAGACTCCATAGAGTAGATAAACTGTTCACTATCCAAGCGAGAAATTGAGGGCAGTTAAATGGGATCTCACCCTTACTTTTACTTCACCAAGTACCAACCTGATGTCAACAGTGCATTACACGCTCTACGTCAACAGGAGTTTGAAGCAGGAAGGTATGATCCTGCTATGAATATGCACGACCCTTCAATGTGGATGTCCCAATTCAACTTTCCGCCTAATGCTCAATCTCTATCTCCAGGTGCCTGCCACGCTTCAATTGAAGCGGCTTTAGAAGACGCTGAAGATAGCGGAACAGGCTCTATTCTCGATATCCAGAAAGTTAGTGAATCCCCAGAGATTCTCGCGTCTTGGACTTTATCCACTGATGAGACTCTGGCTTTATTTGGCACAGATAAACCGACAAGGCAGATGGTAGAATATATCATCATTGCTGAAGGGGAACCTGAGCATTGGGAAGAGACAGGCTACGATGTATACGATCATTTGTGGGACACAATCGGACGGGGTGAGAGCCGATACATCATCCTTTATGAGAACAACCAACCCTCAGAAATCTTCTTCATCGGCTATTCAGTTGACTAGCCCTCTTACTGCCTAACAATCCTGTTGCACGCCGACCGTATCGAGTCTTTTTGTTGCGTCCTAGAAGTTAATAGTGACACGAAGCTGCTCAAACACTTTCAGATCTTTTAGTAGCGGCAAGGCAAGAAGATAATGCTTGACGGTAGACAATTTTCTTTTGCCGAATACACTATATTTGCAAAAATAGTAATTAAAAAATATATGATTGTAAATTCAAATTCTTTAAGAGATTTTTATCCTGGGCTTAAAATTAGTG includes:
- a CDS encoding site-specific integrase; this encodes MESSQPPPKKLLDQVRDAIRVNHYSYRTEKTYVQWICCFILFHEKRHPKEMGVPEIEAF